The Arachis duranensis cultivar V14167 chromosome 9, aradu.V14167.gnm2.J7QH, whole genome shotgun sequence genomic sequence aagaaatcaaatcgCTTGTACCACTGCCGAAGAGATTGTTTCAATCCATAAAGTGATTTCCTCAAGCGACAAACCTGACCTTCTTTACCGTCAACCTTTTAACCCTCAAGTTGATATATGTAAATTTCTTCCTCTAAATCACCGTGTAAGAACGATATTTTCACATCTATTTGTTCTAGCTCAAGATCGCCATGAGCTACAAGACTTTAAAGTATCCGAATGGAAGTGTGTTTTATCACAGGAAAAAATATCTCATTATAATCAACTCCTTCTTTCTGTGCGAATTCCTTGGCCACTAACCTAGCCTTGAATCTTGTACCATCCGATTTAGTtggatcttcttttcttttatatacCCACTTATAACCAATAGCAGTCTTTTTCACGGACAATGGGATTACCTCTCATGTCTTATTTTTATGAAGAGACTGCATCTCTTTTTCCATAACAACCAACCAGCTCTCACTATCATTGTCCTTGATAGCTTATTTAAAGGTGACTGGCTCATCATCCTCCACCGAGAGTGCATACTCTACCAATTTTAACTGTCCATAATGCCTCAGAGGCTTGTTTGACCCAAGTTTCTATACGAGTTTGTAATTTCTCTTTGGCCTAGTGGATGCCAAAGAATcctgttgttgctgttgtaaTACATATGTATTTTTTCACTAAATCCTCATGATCAAGTTCATCGTCCTCCTCATCTTCGTGAGTAGTATTAAGATGCTCCATCTGAACATGACTAGAGTCTATTGGTTGGTTTTTAGACTCTATCTCCACCACTTGAGCGTTTATCGTTTTTCCAATATCACCATCATCTGGCGTCATAATTTTAGACAAAGCTACCATGGATCTTTCATTAAAGGTCACATTCCTACTGATTACAAACTTAGAATCACTTACGCTCCAAAGACGATAGTCTTGAACCCCTTTTGGATACCCTAAAAAGATTGTCTTCTTAGCTCTTTCATCAAGTTTATTGTCTTTGACATGATAATAAGCCGTGCATCCAAAGACTCTGAATTTTTCGCAATCTCCATGTTCTCCTGACCACACCTTATAAGGTGTGTCTCTATCTAAAGAAGAATGTGGAGATCGATTCACTATGTAGCACACTGTAGCAACTGACTCAGCCCACCATTCTCTGCCTAACCCAGAATTAGAGCGCATACACCTTGCCTTCTCAAGTAGTGTACGATTTATTCTTTCCGCTATTCCATTCTGTTGTGGTGTGTCTCTAACTGTCCAGTGTCTCACAATCCCTTTCTGAGCACAGAACTCCTTGAAATCTCCATCCGTATACTCTGTGCCATTATCAGATCACAGAGTTTTTTAGCTTCCCACTTGTTCTGTTTTTAACCATTTCTCTGTACCACTTAAAAGTATCAAATATCTCATTCTTATGCTTGAGGAAGTAAACCCAAGCATACCTTGAataatcaatcatcaacaaaCGTAACAAAGTACCTAGAACCACCCTTGGAAGTAACTTTAGCCGGACCCCAAACATCAATATGCACGTAATCTAACAACCTTCTGCTTTTGTGTTTGCTTGTAGAAAATTTCATCCTATGTGCCTTTCTATATACCCAGTGTTCACAAAACTCAATTTGTGGTTTCTTCATATTTTTAAGCAAACTTGTTTCACTAAGTAATGAAAAACCCTTTTCCGACATATGTCCAAGTCGCATGTGGCAAATCCTCGTGCAGTCTGTTTGGTCTTTACTTCCACCGATTCTAACTGCTAGCTCACTTGTAACAGTTAGCCCCCAAAGAGGATAAAGATTACCATGACGAACCCACATCATCATTACCAAAAAATCACGAACAACTTTTAAAATTCcattttcaacaacaattttGCAACCATTTTTCTCTAACAAACCTATAGAGATCATATTTTTTCACAAGTCAGGAATATATTTCACATCCTTCAAGGTTCTTACAACTCTATCATGCAACTTGATTCTTATAGTACATACCCCTACAGTTTTACAAGCATGATTGTTGTCCATCAAAACTGTGCTGTCATTAGTACTTTGATAGGTAATAAACCACTTTCTATTTGAACACATGACGAGAAGCTCCAAAATCAAGCATCCACTTACCGAATATCTCGTAAGAATCATCTATTACACAATAACAATCTTCTTCATCATTTGAGACGTaacttgctttttatttttcttttgagttGTCATTGTTCTATTTCttgaaatttatctttttatttaggTAATTTGCTTTAAAATGTCTAGGCTCACCACATTTAAAGCATGTTCTCTCTACGTGAGGTCTAGATTTTAGCCTAGACTTTCCATACTTaccttttttctctttcattacTCCTCCCTCTAGCTGCAAATAATCCTTGTGCTTAATCATTATACTCTCTTCCATTTGAAGATGACATTACACTCGTAGCAACCTTACGTAGATCATCAGCTAAAAGTGATGCCCTCGTCTCATTTATGGTCAGAGTGTCACCCACCAGCATCAAAGTCTGCACTAGATTTTCATAGGACTTCGgtaataaaagtaataatatgAGTGTCTGATCCTCATCATCAATCTTCACATCTATATCCTTTAAGTTTGATATAATCCTATCAAACTTATTGATATATTCTCGAATTGAGGTGCCTTTCTCCATCTTACATGTATACAATTTGGATTTTAAGTAGATCCTGTTAGTTAGAGTCTTTGTCATGAAATTACTCTCTAACTTTAACCAGACGCTTGCTGCAGTTACTTCTTCATTCACCAAGAAAGCAACATCCCTCTCAAAGCATAAGATTATCGCAGCTTGCGCTTCAAGATCTAATTCTTCCCGATCCTCATCCTTCATATTCTCtggatttttctcttttttctcttttttctccagtGCCTTGTGCAATTTATGTTATATAAGCAAATTTTTCATCTGCATCCTCTaataagaaaaatcatttttctcattaaacTTCTCGATTTCATATTTGCCTACTTTAACAATTTTACTAGTAGAAGCCATTGTattcaaacttaaattttaccactcaaataatgaataatataatattgGTTCTTGATACCAATTGTTAAGTCTGCAGCGGAATTTGAATTTCTAATAGATAAAAAGTAATATGAAATTGAACACTATTCACAATAATATACTAACTATAACAAAGccaatatgaaaaaatattatgtaaattaattttttttacttttattttttttataattcaattacAATGTTACAGAAATATATATAGTATCATCTATActataattttaatgaataagaataaaatcttCCTATAAAAATTCTCTACAAGTTCTCTCCTATTAAAACTTTTTACAAACCTTATTTTACTCCCTAAGTTTGTTCTTAATCTTCTTGTACTCTCACACAATCGGATCTTTCGATTTATAACTTATTTTTCCTCTTCAAATAAATcagatattaatttaaaaaaaaatagtttcatATTAAACAAAAACACCATAGCTTCTAACAACTACGTATTACatacatatttaattaatacaaaaaaattagcctaCTCTACTACGCTATTTATATGAAGTTATGAACACTAATTCACCTAATAAGGTCCCGGTTTCGGcaattaaaatatcaaataattttgcGCAAGATGAATATATTTAAGTGAGaaattatatttgaataaaaaatgtgTAGACActataatcttttatttttcattttctctcccATCCATATGAAAATGTCTAGCAGTTTTTCCCAGAACTACACCCATGCCACCATGCTTTAATATCACCCATCAAATATTAATTCAGTGCTTATATTAAGATTTAACTAATATATGCCTTAAATACATGCTGaagttataaattataaaaattataaaaaatttattttcaatattttattatatatttatcacaaattttattaacaataatattaatatatggCCTAAAAATGTCAGTTCATGTTACAATTTATAAAGTATGAGCTAAAGACTAAAGTCTCAACAAATCTTTTCCTATTATTTTTAGTCGGTGAaacattttcctttttttttttgagagaatattttttatttttttatttttttgttaaatgaaTCAAATAGCTTTCAATTTTAAGCATTATAAATTCACTCACATAGTCACACCGTGTATATCTAAGGTAGCATTTATTTTGAGATATTAAGACGAAAACTAAAAGAGTGAAACTCAGTATCATATTTATTGACCTAGAGATTAATACTAAAATTTCAGttctcatttttaaaattttagtatttcaatattcccaaaaaatagaaatacagaaaattaaaattgtttagAACAGAAACTGAAatctaaataatattatatgaccAAAATATATTcgttctaattaattaattctaaatttattttttgtgtaaatCCAATTAGGGCTACTTCTTCACAGCTTCTCACTCGTTCATCATCTTTTTATTAGGACTACTACTGCATCGTTGCCATCGTAGCTCTAGCAAGCAAATCTGAGCTTGAGCAAATCCTGAAAATTAGCATACAAAGTTATCAATCCATTATAATTAGGAATTATGTAATCATCTAGACCAAAAATGCATCCCCAAATCCAGTGGATTTGGACAAACCAAAGAGAAAAGTAGAGATtaagagaaagagaggaaagTAAAAACACAGCTCCAAAGTAAAAAGCAGACATGATAAAGAACAACGGCGACAATGATGAGGTAGATGCAAAGATAGCGAAAGACACCAAACAGATGACTTTGCGGAGTACTTGGTGGCACGATTGAGAAGCTTTGGAGATGTTGTGATGCGTTAGGCTCGACGGGAGAGTCATTTATACCGGCGTAAGCAGCGTTGCCGGCAAAGGGATTGACAGACGGCTTGTGTCCTTGCTGCTCAGTTCTTCAAGTACAGGGGAAAAAGAGAGTGAAGTTTCATGAAATTTGACATAAGTTGAGAAAGGGATTAAGTTTTATGATCTTAGAGaatatttaagtaatttataatatttcaatatttacttttatttcaaACCAAATAAAATACTGAGACATAACTTAATTCTATACACTTTTGTACCAAATACAATACTAAAATTCATCTTAATCTCAGTCTCTTTTTTAAATACTACTTAAGGATTTCATACTTCTATCCACTATTTGACCTAATCAAATTTCGAATCCAAATACACTTATTACAAGATATACATGATGACCATTAAACCAAGACCTTGCATGCCCATTTTCTTACTTTGTTctgttctctctttttttttggtcaattttCTATTCTCTCTTGTGTTGGATGCTGTTATCCAAAGCCCAAGAAGAATGATAGCTGATGGGCAACAAAGGGAAATGCCCAAAGAATCTCTAACCGATAGCCTGGCCCAAAACAGGCGATAACTAGCTCCAACAAAAAAGATGTTCCGTCCAAATACAAGGGGGCTCGTtcaccaaaaaaagaaaattggagATAATGAAAGAATCTTCAGCCGACATTTGTCTCTGGCATGTAGAATTTCAAACATGCAAAGCAAAGATGTGTTGCGATCTGGACCCCACGTTTTGGATCATCAtagaaataattattgaaaaaaatattattccgATAATTTCCTTCCAAGTTTAGTTGTAAAGATACAAAGAAAATAGATGAAGCtaataaattagtaattaaacTTGTATATGAcaatagtcaccaaaaaaactTGTATATGACAATAATAGTTGTGTCAATTCTTCTACATCATAACACATGCATACAAACCAAAACCTAATTTTGCTAGATAatgttttcacttttcacaGAGATTAAGAAACTATCTATGAAAGGTATACATATAGAAAGATCATAATTTGCAATATTAATGAAAGCACACATGACACATCCTTATCATCCTaaagaagctttttcttttattttataattaattaactttagATTAAACGtccttgataaaaaaaaaaaaattggaattaataAAACATTGAGCTGTCCATATCAATAATGAATAATGAAGCTAAATTAAATTGTAATGTTTATTAAGTGATGGACTGATGATACCAGTGACTTGAAGCAATGGACAATCATGTTAGGAATCTGAgacatttattattatgtttttaagATTATATAATAGTAATTTCTATGGGCTAATGATGAAATATTGGATATTTGGCATAAGTCACGGATATGAATATAAGATGTAATCCTGTTCCTTTATTATGTTAccaaaatgaaattaattattactacCATAAAAGAGCATCCCAAATGAAGTAGATGTTGATTAATCAATCCACACATTAGGATATACAAGTTTGACCCTTTATTGTCAGTTATAATTATAAGATTATAAGTGATCCAACACCAACAAGATACTCATAATTGACGTGTTGTTATTgcttaaaacacaaaacaagtatcattaattaatacaacgcataaaattgatattttaatggtaaccccaaaacacaggttatggttgatgttgatgttgatgtGGATGAATCAGAACCATTAAATGTCACCAAGAAAGTAACCGCCAAATACCTTGCGAACCAATTCATTTGGATTATAGATTCAGTGACTATATCATCATCAAATATATAAAGTACGTGACATTTGCTAACGTACGAAAATGGACATATTCTTCCAATTTGGACACTATTTTAGATTAGATTAACACTTCATGGACCCAATACACTGacaactaaattattttttatttttatttctaattactcctccatatatatacataaacttCAGCATCCACTTTCTTTTCAAGTTATGGAGATGGAGATGAATTCAAATGCTAGTGTTGTTTTTGAGGcagagaatgatgatgatagtTTCTATGCTGAGATTAGGAGGCAGATTTTGCTGTTAACAAGTGAAGAAAATGAGGATGTCATAGAGAAAAACCATGGTGGTGGTGATTCAAATAGGTCGGTTTATGGTGTTGGTCCAGCTGCAGCATCACTTCCTTTAAACAGTGGCTTTGGCAGTATATGTTGCTGGGAATCAGATGCCGCCGGACGGTTGCCGGCACCGGCACCGGCACCGCCGGTTTGGCTAGTGAACTTGTGGAAGCATGGAAAAGGGACTGGTGTGTTCATTCCACAAGTGCCATGCAGCAAAAACAAAAGATCAGgtacctttttcttttcttttcttttctattctatttTACTGGTTTAGACTTTAGAAAGATAGAtgataaaagttatttttttaaggaAAGTTTTAATACTTTAATCTAATCTTTAATGGTATTGGTACTTTTTGAATCTTGGCAGGAAGAATGAACAACGGCAGAAGAAGAATCTATAGACCTGTGGTGAATAATAAGGATTGAAGAATCTCATGTCTTTTGAAAGTGAAGATTGTAGCTTACTTATGATACAGCTCACATGATTTAATTAGAGTAAGGAATATTAGAAAAGAGAAGGtgaaaaaaagggaagaaaagtatGTGAAAAGTTTCTTTCATTCATCTTGTAAATATTATTGTTCAACTTGATGGTGTATCTATGTTCAGATCATACCATTATTGGAACAGATTTGTGGAGAATATATATTTGTAAAATGTGTTAATATCATCTTAGTACTGATATAACTAGATTCAGAGCAAActtttttcaagttttcttggtttttatttgtttgggtAAGCTTGAACGTGTGAACTATATACAGAGCAtttcaaaaattcaagaaaGCTTGTAAGATCAATGCAATTAAAATTTGAGATTGTTCACATTGTGGCCAAACTATAAACCATTTACTTTTTGCTTTGAGGGTGGAAACAACTCATCACCAACTACCTATTACTACAGAACTACCAAATCAGCTTAGGAAACCAGCATTATAAAGGTGGTTGCAAACTATACATATCTATGTCAGTTCCTACTCTTTAGGACAGGCTAGCCATAATGAACTAAGTGCTCGAAGCCTAGAGATGTAATCGTTTATGACCAAGAGCGCGCGAGCGGCTTGGTGTGTCGCCAAAATTCGTTGCAGCTGTTGCAGTGCTTGTTGCCTCAAAAGGTCAGCCTAACAAAAAGATCATGTTAGAACTTAGAACACATTGCATGGTAACATTCTTTGAATGGAGGAATAAGAATTAGCAAGTTTGATTCATCTACCTGGTGAAGAAAATTCTCAAGTGTGGCAAGTTTGCCCATTGCAATTGCCATTAGGCCCATGTACTGAGCAACATTTCCAGAACTGGTAGGACCTAAGGAGGTGGAGGAAAGTGTCTCCGAAAGAGATTGATGCAATGCTTCCATGCCTTGGGATAAAGCATCCTCTGCCTGCTGAGAAGACTGCTGCAAATTATAAATTCCCATCAATTGCTCATCTGTTAAGGGCTCGAGGTGGTTTCTAACTATCTGAATAGTGAAACAAACAAATGTCATAGATAGCTTTCGGCACAAGGTAAAGCACAAGTGAGCAATAATATGGATGATCAATCACCTTAAGAAGCTCTGATGGACGGAATCCACCTAGCCACATGAAGCATCTTTCTGCAGGTGTCTTCCATGTTCCGGAAAGTATGTGAAATACATCTGCCTTGGCCCCTATGGTTTTTAACCGAAATAGTTCATCATGATGTGCCAAGACACCATCAACAAGAAGATTCAGTTCATTATCACCCATTTGAGAATTTACAGCTGATCTTAGGTCACTAATCAGCCGTTGATGCTCATCGACCCAACGCGCATAGTCCATATCAAATGCTAAGGCACCTAAAATATGAACATTTCAAACCAAGAGATTAATTTTCCAAGCTCATTGAACTCAGCAACAAGTATTCTATCTAGCTCTTCATAACTAAACCATCAGCCTAATTATCATTCAGTgattatttagttttatgcaAGGGAACCTAGAATAGAAAAGTTTCACACAAAcctaacaattttttattttgttccacAAGACATCAAGAAGATCAGTCACAACTCAGATAAACATTCTCTGGCTTATTTATAAACATTACCATTTCCAACAACTGCGCGAGCATGATCCCCCACAGTTCCAGTTGCAGCAAATACACCCTAAAGGAAACAGCATCCCATGGACATAATGGTAAGCAGAAATAACAACAAAACCATATTGTACAATCTCTACAATCAAATTAAGACCTGCTGACGTGCGCGTTGAAGTTCTTGCTCTAATTGTGCAAGCCTAACTCTACTATTCTCCAATTGCTGCACATATGCCTATTGAAAAACCAACACATATCAATCATTCAATGGTTGGGGGCTTAATTGAGCAATCTAACATATCAGGTTGGGAGCAATTAACTAATTTACCTTCTTCCTCAATCGACTCTTCCTAGCAGCCTCGCGATTCTGAGCCAGTCTACGAAGAGTCTAGAACAATGTTTACACAAAAATGTAAGAATCAGTACTACCAAtgaaacagaaattgaaatagtAAGCAGAAGAAGTAGCACACAAACAATGAAACAAACCTTCTGATCCTCATGTTTAAGCTTAGTTTGATCACTGGAGTCCACAACTACAAGTTCCCCATTCCCAGCCCTATTATTGCACTACACAGAGTTGagaagagaaatagaaacaCTCATGTAAGATTCAAAAGAATAAACAAAACATGCACATGTTTGTGTAAACAGAGGAATTTTGAGAGATACATGGGTTTTATCATCGGTGTCAATATCAGTGGAAGCATCATCGGTCTGTTGACTATTGTCAGCCATGGCTGATTCAGACCGAGTCTCAAAATGCCCCTTCTGCTGGAACatatgctgctgctgctgctgttgcCCTGTCTCAACGTAACAACCTGAAGAAGCAAGGTTCTATAGAAACACAACATTTCAGATAAGGTTCTTCGAAATCCAActacaagagagagagagagagtgtgttcATACGGTGTTGAATGTCCCATACTGCAAGTTACTTGAGGCAACAGCAACATTGTTGAACTTGGCAGTGAAGGGAGGAGAAGctgaaaataatagtaaaataatGCAGAGGATAAGGTATGCTTGATAAATAAGAGAGTGAGAGataagaaagtgagaaagagagTAACTTGAGGTTAAATCAAAGGCATGGTGATAGTGCTGTTGTTGAAATACAAGAGCAACGGCAAGATCAGAATCAGTTAAACGCGTTGTTGGATTTGGAGTTGTGGTAGTATCATCTCCCCTGTTTCAAAAACACTGAAAAGAATGAGTAGTTGTTGCTTGGTTGGTTGCTTCatagaatgaagaagaagaaacaagtACCGAAGGTGGAAGAGGGAGTGAGAATAGAGTGATGGTGGTGATTCAGTTGTTGACTTGAATCTTTGCATCTCTGTTTAGTTTACTACGAAAGCAAgcatgaagatgaagatgagaGAGTGAAGTTCGTTTCTTGTGTCATCAAAATTGAAAAGGTTTCATGTATCTTTACTAATAGGGTAGTGTATGACTACACCtcatatgtatttaaagcctACTAAATCTTTCTAAAACCAAATTTGAGTTTatagtattaaaaatttaaattttattttattcatgcaACAAtctattttacttaaaaaaaattgactatAAAATCCACtgaaacaaagaaaatcatccTTTTAGTTAATTCAGTTTCTTTTTTGTTCCGCTGCCCAATGGGCCATCAGATTTgaaatgataatttattaaaagaatgTACATTGACTACATTCTAAACTAGTGCCTGACATGCAAATGGGGCTTcacaaaaatttagatttattgGTTTCTATGAAGCTGAGGGTTCAAGACATGGATTTAACTTATgtattagaattaaaaaaaaatctatataacTGTATGTACATTCGATTGAGTGTATAAATTTGTGatataatgtttaaaattaaattttttttatttatctaaaaaaataattatattatatatatatattaaaattaatcattaacataaatatatattaaaNAATTTTGAAAATCACGatgttataaaatttgtataCAATTAtatcaacatttttattttaaaaaaatactataaaaaagataaatatttgtatttaaataactcaataattttttatatcaagtattttatatataaaaacaattttaTTCTCGCATTTCTGACTAGGGAATTGAGTTTCCCAACAAGCTCACACACTTCAATAACCAGCTCAATCTTTTCCTTTCTAGTTTCTACTTTCTACTACTACTCACTATGTTAATGAATTAAATTATGGAAAAGTCTAAAGGcaacaatttttatattttttgattagtatttaattattaaaataaaagtgaataattttttattattaaatataattttatattattaaaaatattattaatagtcaattaataattacaaaacaccaaaattactaattttctaatatttctcttaaattattatacatactgtgttgttcttatttttattttaatttatgataattattagagtgtagaatttaaattcataataagttttaaaccttataaaaattatattaaaagaatatttaataTGCAATATAAAATTACATCATGTTATGCAAGTTACTAAAAGTTTTGTTGTATTGGGTGGTAGATTGTAGTTGGGGCCACACAACTCAAGGCATAAAATACGGAGTACTATAGAGTATATGATTGatactctttctctctctctaggCTTTGTATATATAACTGTGAGCTCTGAGGTTTTCAGTGTTTCTGGCTCTACAACCTGCAAAAGTCTGTGAAATACATGGATATACATATACGTTAACTTCAATATTATATGCCACCATAATCATATATTctctaacaaaatttaaaagctTATTCATAAAATCGGTGATGATGACAAAAATAGCTGGCtataaactttttatttatcatatatGGATTCAGTTGGATGTTGATGCGATTGAAAGTTTAGCTTAATTTAATTAAGATCGATCAAATTACACATTAATTAACATTTTGAACATGATACTTAAAATTATCTAGCTATATAGTGTTGAAGAAAGAGGGTAGCTAAGCTAGGTAGAGTTCATTAAAGCAAAAAAGCTTTGCTTGAAAGGAACCTCATAAGCAGAGAAGAAGAGTAGTGCGTTGTTTTGGGGAGGTCTTTTAATTAGGAGCAGAATGTGTCAGAAGAGTGTATTCACTTCgcatttctatttctattttacGCTATTGTCACCTATAAGCCTGCAAACTGGACCAGACACAGTGTCAgacacacacacaaaaataaataataattatataaataaagctTAGTATTATGAGATACGGATTTTCTCTTTTCTGCTGATTCTTTGTGTACTTAATTTGAATCATTTTTGGCATTATTTCACCTGTTGGTTTACTTCTTAGTTCTTatcattacttttttttttagactttttggatgagtttataaaaagaataattattttttaatttttaaaaaataaaaataattttatatttagatattttatataaaaatatttttttaataaaaaacaagctcttattcataaaataattcATACATAATTTAGTTGAGtaaatagtcaaattaatttttaaaagattaattattctttaaattagtcttcgaaatttttttaattaaatttgtctttaaaaatgtttaaattGGTGATATcagatcaaattaattttaaattaaaaaattctaattttaattagattttaatttaatctcattttataaatttatcataaattACGACTTCTAAATATATATTGTGATATCACTGtatcatattaaaaattttaaattaaagagaaattaatttaaaatttttaagagatgaacttaattaaaaaaaattagaaaattaatttaaaaaatgagtaaTCTATAAATTTGACTGTTActctcatttatttatttaagattttatataaatacaaaacattTTATATGCAAAATTTAAGTGTACAATGTCATTTTTTATTGTTCCTAATTCCTTGTATACACGTTTATCTTTTTAACTTTGAAAGCAAACTGAAAACTAACATTTTCAAGAGAAGTGAAAAGTAGCCTACTAACATTTTTAAGCAAATAAAAGATTggttttaaaactaaaatctaaATAGCCGTCattggaatttttttatttttattcttttgg encodes the following:
- the LOC107467277 gene encoding uncharacterized protein LOC107467277 translates to MEMEMNSNASVVFEAENDDDSFYAEIRRQILLLTSEENEDVIEKNHGGGDSNRSVYGVGPAAASLPLNSGFGSICCWESDAAGRLPAPAPAPPVWLVNLWKHGKGTGVFIPQVPCSKNKRSGRMNNGRRRIYRPVVNNKD
- the LOC107467268 gene encoding transcription factor TGA2.3, with the protein product MQRFKSTTESPPSLYSHSLFHLRGDDTTTTPNPTTRLTDSDLAVALVFQQQHYHHAFDLTSTSPPFTAKFNNVAVASSNLQYGTFNTNLASSGCYVETGQQQQQQHMFQQKGHFETRSESAMADNSQQTDDASTDIDTDDKTHCNNRAGNGELVVVDSSDQTKLKHEDQKTLRRLAQNREAARKSRLRKKAYVQQLENSRVRLAQLEQELQRARQQGVFAATGTVGDHARAVVGNGALAFDMDYARWVDEHQRLISDLRSAVNSQMGDNELNLLVDGVLAHHDELFRLKTIGAKADVFHILSGTWKTPAERCFMWLGGFRPSELLKIVRNHLEPLTDEQLMGIYNLQQSSQQAEDALSQGMEALHQSLSETLSSTSLGPTSSGNVAQYMGLMAIAMGKLATLENFLHQADLLRQQALQQLQRILATHQAARALLVINDYISRLRALSSLWLACPKE